Below is a genomic region from Spirosoma radiotolerans.
GCTTGTCCTAAGAAATTGCTCAAGGGTTCGGCCGTAACGACCGGGTTAGCCAGGGTTGTATCGACAGTTATAACCTGATCGTCGGGTAAGCCAATGAGCAGATTGAAATTATAGAGTGCCGTTTGCCGGGCTTTCTCGACTTGCAGGCGGCTGAGTTGCAGGTTGTTTCGCTGTAATTGAATTTTCAATACTTCATTGGCCGTAACAACCCCTTCTTTCTGCAAATTCTGCGCTTCTCGCTCCCGCTCGTCGAATTGCCGGATATTCTGGTCAATCACGCTGGTCGACCGAATCAGCTTCACGATATTGTAATAAGCATCGGTAACAGTGTAGACCAGTTCAGACCGGTTGCGCTGGGCATCCAGCTGACTGGCTTTTGCCAGCAGATTGGCCGACAGTTCCGCTGATTTCTCCGCGAACCCGCCAAATACTTCCTTGGTGATGGTCGCGCCCCCGATGGTGGCATTGAACGCCCCCGCCGGAATAGACGCCAGCGCCTTGCCATCACTCCCCTGCCCGAATGCGAAAGGCCCGGTCAGGCTATAGCGCGAGTACGCCAGTGATGCATTTGCCTGTGGCAAACTACGATCTTTCGCTTCCTGGGCGCGGGCTTCAGCCGCCAGCGTGCGCGAATCGGCCAGTTTAATACTCTTGTTGTTTTGTAAGGCCCGTTGAACAGCCTGATCCAGCGGCATAACAGATGGTGTTGGCTGGGCGGTTGTCCAGCCCAGGCTCAGCAACCATAAGCCAGCCCCGATTACGTACTTTTTCATTTTACCGATTTCTAATTTTTTCTAGCAGTGTGTTCATTGTGCGTACTTCCTCGTTGGTCAGATGACTCACGATCGACTCAAAATTCTTAAACTCGACGGCTACTGCTTCTACAAATTGGTAGGAGTCTTCGGTCAGCCGCAAATTGACCCGCCGACGATTTTGTGGATCGATTTCACGAACAATTAAATTTTTCGCGACCAGCCGATCTGTAAGCCGGGTCATATCGGAGTTCACATCCGTCATTTTTTCTTTCAACTCACCCGCGGTCAAACTGTTAGGGTAAACCTCTGAAAGACGGCGTAAGGTGATGTACTGTTGAACCGACAAATCGAACGGGGCTAGCTTTTGTCCAAAATAGTTGAATATAAAGCCATCCGTCTGATGGATGTTTTTGATAAGCCGGTGGTATTCATTGATCAGTTGGGTTTCCATGTCTGTTAGGGCGTGTCAAAGGTATAACCAATATTCGTTTAAACAAATTTCGTTTAAACAATAAAAAATGCTTACGATCAGCGCCTTACAAGCCTATTATCATTCTTCACCTTTTTTTAATGCAATAAATTCTGCACATTAAAATAATACAATCGGCTTTTTTGCTCGAAGAGCTAGTCTAACCCTGTGTGAATGTCACTTTTGGCTCCAATTTTTAATGGTATTTTAACCGCATTTAGCCTTATAGAATCAGTTCAGCCAGCGGAAAACAGTAAACGCCCTGACGTAACCCGTCAGGGCGTTTACTGTTTTCCGACCCACTTCCAGCGGTTTGGGCCATCAGCCCAACTCAGGCATTCGTAATTTTTACGGAAGTCATTGTCAGCGATCCGGCCACGGCTTTATCGTTAAAGAACGAAATCGAATCATGCTTACCCTGAAGCCCTAGTGTATATAACAGAGGCAAATAATGCTCTGGCGTTGGAATGGCCAGACGCGCTTCCGGCCCCAGCCGGTCATAAGCAATCAGGGAGGTGTGGTCGCCATTCAGGATTAGTCTCTTGAACGTATCGTTCATGTAAAGGGCCCAGTCGTGGCCGAAGGCAGCATTGAAATCGCGGGACGGTGGCAAAGCAATCATCCGAAGATTATGCACCATATTTCCACTGCCTAAAATCAAAACGCCTTTCCGGCGTAGCGACGCCAGCTCTTTGGCCAGATCATAGTGGTACTGCCCGCCCTTAGAATAATCAATGCTCAACTGCAACACAGGAATGTTGGCTTTCGGGTACATCTGGCGGACAACGCTCCAGGTACCATGATCGAGGCCCCAGTCGTGATCCAACCCAACGACGGTTGAATGAACCAGGCCAGCCGTTTCTTTGGCTAGTTCAGGGCTTCCCTTTGCGGGGTACTGGACATCGAACAGCGCTTGTGGAAATCCACCGAAATCGTGAATCGTTTTCGGCGATTCCATCGCTGTAATATAAGTGCCCCGGCTTAGCCAGTGGGCCGAAATAACCAGCACTGCTTTCGGAATGGGGATTTCACCCGCCAGTTTTTTCCAGTATTGACTGAATTCATTCGTTTCAATTCCATTCATGGGCGATCCATGACCCACAAATAGAACGGGCATTTCGGGTCCCTGTTTAGGCAATGAATCAGTGAATTTATTAAAGCCTGCTATCAGTGGCGTTCCGATCATGGTGGTCAAAAAGTCTTTACGGTTCATGGTGTACTGTATTGACGTTTAAATGAGATCGGCAGTTGATAGGTTCCTATTGCTTTAGGGTCAGTGGTGCAATGGCTTTTTTACCCTACGTCTTGCGAATTCGACCCATGTACGGATCCGAGTATCCTGCTTTACCGGTTTCTACCCGACCAGCGTATCGTTGTTCGAACGTGTCGAAGCCAGCAACTTTCACGCTGAAGTCATACCAGTTGTGGCTATTTTTCAGATTAAGGAGTACCGTCTGCTGTTCGCCAGCCATACCGGCCTTTTCAAGCGTTACTGACTGCTTTTTTGTCTGGTAGGCATTGTCCAGCAGTTGTATTGTGTATGACCGCACCGGATCTGTATTTTTCAACTTGACAACTACATTACCCGTTAGCTTCTTTCTAACATCCCGCTCGTAATCGCATACTACCTGAATCAACGGATTGGCCGGATCGCTGCTAAACGCCCGATAAAAGCCATTTGGCCCTTGTATATGCAGTTGAACAGGCTGATCAATAGGCCACGAATCCCGCAACTTGTCACCAGCCGATACGGTATACGAACGCAATGCGACCCCGCCATTTTGGCGTTGATGAACCTGAAAAGGCGCGCCGAGTGCCTGCTTGCCAAACACGTCTGTTTTCGCCGACAAGGTCAAAACAAACTGCTTATCGACCACCTGGCCATCTACGTACAGTTCATACGGCAACGCGCACGATGGCCGAATGCCTTCTTCCTGACGCGGCAAATACGGTGAAGCAGTTGGATGGGTGGCACACTGCTGAATGTCCTGTTCAGAAAGGCGTTTATAGTTGGTTGGAACGTCTTTAAACTGGGCTTTGTGAATTCCCTTGATGAAGGCATCTTTTGCCAATGATTTCGGCAATTTGATTGCCTCGCCGTTATAGGGCCTGAACACCGACGAGAGGTCGCCACAGACCGTACGTCGCCAGGTACTGATGTTCGGCTCGCGAATCTCTTTGCCTATTTTGTGGCTCAGGACGTTTTCCAAAAACTGGAGCGTTGAGGTATGGTCGAACACTTCTGAGTTCACATAACCACCTCGGCTCCAGGGCGAGACAACCACCAGAGGCACGCGAAACCCTAAACCAACCGGGCCAGTCCGGCCTGGTTTTTTCCGCTTGCTTTCCTGCTCCTGTGTCACAAATTCAGAACGGGTATCGATGTGTTTACTCGTCAGGCCCGTTTCGGGATGGTCTGGATGTGCGGGTAAGAAAGGAGGTACATGGTCAAAGTAGCCGTCGTTTTCGTCATAGGCCAGAATGAAAATTGTCTTTTTCCAAACCTCGGGATTCTGGGTCAATATGTCGAGCATCTCCGAAATATACCAGGCGCCATACCAGGGTGCCGAAGGGTGATCGGAGAAGTTTTCAGGCGCGACAACCCAGGATACAGTCGGTAGGGTTTTGTTCGCCACATCTTCCCGAAACTGGTGAAGCACATCGCCTTTCGGAACCGTTAGCTGCCGCTTGGTCTCCCCATCGTCGTAGGTCAGCGTTGTTAATTCATGGTAATGGGCATCACGGGCATTAGTCGTGAATGCTTTTTGATGAAGATTCTTTTCCCGTTCAGGCAGTTGACTGAATTTTCCCGGCGTATAAGTCACCAGATCAGACTGGACCATTTTCTGCCACTGCTGTTGGTGAGCCAGTTCACGCTTAACGGTTGCGTACTCCTTATCGCTCTCGCTGAGGCTTTTCAATTTGGTTTCCAGAGTCTGTATTCGTTCAGGAATCGCTTTCTCCTCCTGCTGAATATGCCGGTAATAGGCTGGATGATACCGAACCTGGTACTGGGAAAACCATTCGATGGGATTGTCGGTGAAGTTGCTTAACCAACCATCGGCCTCCCCCGCCAGCCCCGTTGGCAAACTAATTTCGTTCTGATAGATTTTCCAGGAAATACCGTTTTCTTCCAGACGCTCCGGAAATGTTGTCCAGCTAACTTCCGAACCGTAATCCACGTTTTCGTTGCGCACATTGGCGATGGCCTTCGGATCGCGCGGATCGCGGAGCGTGCCCGTCCAGAAAAACAGCCGATTGGGTGTCGTGCCCGTCAGCGATGAGCAGAAATTCTGGTCGCAAACCGTAAACGCATCCGCCAGAGCGTAATAAAAGGGCAAATCTTCGCGGTTGTAATAGCCCAGCGTAAGGGGCATTTGTGCGTACTCCTTATTGCCCGACTTTTTGGCATCCAGCCATTTATCGTGTTTACCCCCGTTCAGAGCGTCGACCTGGTTCTCCCAGGAATGCGGCAGCGAACTCATCCAGGTCGCTTTCGTGTCGTGCATGTTCAGGCGAAAAGGAGCGTAAGTTTCGCCAACTGCGTTGGTCTGAAGCCAGACTTTGTGTTTGTTCGGCAAGTCGATCGCTCTGGGGTCATTGAACCCACGCACGCCCTGCAATGTCCCATACGTATGATCGAAGGAGCGATTCTCCTGCATCAGAATGACAACGTGCTCGGCATCCAGATAACTCGTACCAGGCTGAGGATCGATAGAAAATGCTTTTTGAATCGACTCGGGTAAAATACCCGAGAGGCTTGTTGACAACAACGCAGCTTTTTTGATAAAGTCTCTTCTGGAATCCATAGGCGTACTGATTGACCCTAAAAAGGCCGTTGGGATGGGTCACCAAAAATAGGGCAGATCGAATCAAAAAACCTTTCTCTCAAATTATTAAATCATTTTGTTTCACTTGACGCTTTACATACTGTCAGTTCATGGTTTACGGTTTGTGGTTCGTGGTTTACGGCGGACCGGCGAAAGCAGCTGAAGCATCAGCCAACCGTAGTGACGGACCGCCGTAAACCATGAACCATAAACCCCAAACCCATGTGGATTCTTTTTGCCTTACTGGCGGCTATATCAGCGGCCGTTGTCGTTACACTTTCCAAAGCCGGGATCAAGCATGTTGATTCGAGTCTGGCCTTTGCCATTCAGTCCGTCCTGATATTGATCGTATCCTGGAGCGTGGTGATTGTACAGGGAAACCTGCCCGATGTCTCACGTATTGAACGTCGTGTCTGGATTTACCTGATCATTGCCGGAGTCGTCACCTGCCTGTCGTCGTTATTTTCGTTCCGGGCGCTGAAGCTGGGAAATGCCTCTCAGGTATCACCCATTACGAATGCCTCGCTGCTCTTCTCAGTAATTCTGGCCGCCGTTTTTCTGAAGGAAAAGGTGAGCTGGCAGGTGATTATGGGCGCTCTTTTGATGGTAGCCGGGGCCATCATCATCGCCGTAACGAAAGAGTAAACGACACGGCCGGGATGACGTTTGAACGCAGAACTCGTCTATAAATCGAGTATCTTTGTCTATTATCTCCTGTGCGCTTTATGACCATTCCCGTAAACGAAAAACTTGACCTTGCCAACAATTTTGTTCTGCATACCAACCAAAATATATTCCTGACCGGCAAAGCCGGAACCGGAAAAACAACCTTTCTGCAGCAGATCAAACAACTGAGTGCTAAGCGTCTTGCGGTTGTGGCCCCCACGGGTGTGGCCGCCATCAACGCCGGGGGCGTCACGATTCATTCGTTATTCCAACTCCCATTTGGGCCGCTGGTACCGGGGGCTACGCAGCGTGAAGGCAAGAAATTCAATAAGGAGAAAATCAATTTGTTGCGTACCCTGGACTTGCTGGTGATCGACGAGATCAGTATGGTCAGGAGCGATGTGCTGGACGGCATCGATGAAGTGCTCCGGCGGTATCGCACGAACTCAGCTCCCTTCGGGGGCGTACAACTGCTGCTGATCGGGGACATGCAACAGTTGCCGCCCGTTATCAAAGACGAGGACTGGGCACTACTTCGGCCTTATTATGATACGGGCTATTTTTTTGGTAGCAAAGCCTTGCGGCAAACCTCCTACGTCCCCATCGAACTAACGCACATTTATCGGCAGTCCGACGAACGCTTTATCAACCTCCTCAATAGCATTCGTGAAAAAACGGTAACCAGAGCTCAACTGGATAATCTGAATCAGCGGTACATTCCCGATTTCTCTCCCAAAGATGACGAGGGCTACATTACCCTATCGACGCATAACTCGGCAGCGCAGCAAATTAATAATCAGAAGCTGTTGGCGCTGAAAGGAAAACCCCGCCTGTTTACGGCTACTGTAGAAGGTGATTTTCCGGCCCACACCTACCCGACCGATGCCAGCCTTGAACTGAAAGTGGGGGCTCAGGTGATGTTTATCAAAAATGACATTAGCCGGGACAAACTATACTACAATGGCAAAATCGGCCGAATCACTGACATGGACGATTCGGCTATCTATGTAAAGAGTCATCAGGATGGGGAGGAAATCGTCGTGTATCCTGTGGACTGGACGAACATCAAGTACACCCTGGACCCAATAACCAAGGAAATCAAGAGTGAGCCTATTGGCACCTTCAGGCAGTTTCCGCTTAAGCTTGCCTGGGCCATTACGGTACACAAAAGCCAGGGGCTTACGTTCGAAAAAGCGATTCTCGATGTGTCGTCGGCCTTTGCGCATGGACAGGTGTACGTAGCGCTTAGCCGCTGCAAAACCCTGGATGGGTTGGTCCTGCGCTCACCGATTCCGGCGCACAGCATCAAAACCGAACTGGAACTGGAAGACTTCCATGTGCATGTTCAGCAGCAAACGCCGAACGAACAACACCTGCACCAGGCGAAGCTTACCAACCAGCAACACCTGCTCCGAGAGTTGTTTTCATTCGAACGCACCACGTCGCTGCTCTATCGGTGCCGGCGCGTTGTGAATGAGCACGCCAGCAGTTTGGATGCCGAAGGCTCCCCTATTCTGACGCAGTTAACGGATCTGGTGCGCGAAAGAGCCAGCGATGTGTCGGGCCGTTTTCAGCACCAATTGCCGAGTTACTTCGCCAGCGAAAACCTGCCCGAACAGAATCAGGCTCTTCAGGAGCGGGTCAGCAAGGCGGGTACGTATTTCCAGACGCTGTTGGGTACTGAATTACTCCCACTCCTACGCAGTTTCCCCACCGATTGCGACAACAAGAAGGTGCGTGATCTGCTGCTGGAAGTACTGGACGAACTGGAGAAAGAATTATTCAGCAAGCTGCGGAGCTTTGAGAGCTGCCGCGAAGGCTTTAACGCGTTGAATTACTTACAGGCTCGAAACCGGGCCGAATTGGATTTTCAGCCGGAACGCAAAAAACACGAGCCTCAGGTTGCCGAAACACCGAGTTCGGATAGTCCGGCACGGGGTGGTTTGTACGGTGCCCTGATGAAATGGCGGAACGATATGGCTGGTGAACACAACACCTCCGGCTTCATGGTTTTACCACAAAAAACCATCGTCGAGTTAGCCCGCCTTCGCCCAACGAACCAGGCTGAACTACTGGCCATCAAAGGATTTGGTAAGACCAAAGTGAAACAGGTTGGCGAAGACATTCTGCGTATCATTCGGGAAACGCCCACGGGCCGGGCCACCAGCACGGCCACCCCCAAGGTAAAAACGCCTAAACAGCCCAAAGACCCTAAAGAAATGTCGCCTGCCATCACCTATGCATTCTTCCAGGCAGGAAAAGCCGTTGAGGAGATTGCCGCCGAACGCGGGTTAGCCGTTTCGACCATCGAAAGCCATTTGCTGCCTTATGTCAAAACTGGTGAACTAGCCATTAATGCGCTGCTCCCTCCGAAGAAAGTGGCCAGTATTCGGGCTTACCTTGAGTTATATCCGTCCGAGCCTCTAAGCACGATCCGGCAGGGACTGGGCAACGATGTATCCTTCAGCGACATTCGGTTTGTGCAATACGCCATGCGGGCCGAATCAGGTGAAGCCGGTGCGTAAGACAGTAGGTTATAAATCTTGGTATATTTGAGTATGAATAACTATCCCGAATTTATTAGTTTG
It encodes:
- the ygiD gene encoding 4,5-DOPA-extradiol-dioxygenase — encoded protein: MNRKDFLTTMIGTPLIAGFNKFTDSLPKQGPEMPVLFVGHGSPMNGIETNEFSQYWKKLAGEIPIPKAVLVISAHWLSRGTYITAMESPKTIHDFGGFPQALFDVQYPAKGSPELAKETAGLVHSTVVGLDHDWGLDHGTWSVVRQMYPKANIPVLQLSIDYSKGGQYHYDLAKELASLRRKGVLILGSGNMVHNLRMIALPPSRDFNAAFGHDWALYMNDTFKRLILNGDHTSLIAYDRLGPEARLAIPTPEHYLPLLYTLGLQGKHDSISFFNDKAVAGSLTMTSVKITNA
- a CDS encoding phosphocholine-specific phospholipase C — its product is MDSRRDFIKKAALLSTSLSGILPESIQKAFSIDPQPGTSYLDAEHVVILMQENRSFDHTYGTLQGVRGFNDPRAIDLPNKHKVWLQTNAVGETYAPFRLNMHDTKATWMSSLPHSWENQVDALNGGKHDKWLDAKKSGNKEYAQMPLTLGYYNREDLPFYYALADAFTVCDQNFCSSLTGTTPNRLFFWTGTLRDPRDPKAIANVRNENVDYGSEVSWTTFPERLEENGISWKIYQNEISLPTGLAGEADGWLSNFTDNPIEWFSQYQVRYHPAYYRHIQQEEKAIPERIQTLETKLKSLSESDKEYATVKRELAHQQQWQKMVQSDLVTYTPGKFSQLPEREKNLHQKAFTTNARDAHYHELTTLTYDDGETKRQLTVPKGDVLHQFREDVANKTLPTVSWVVAPENFSDHPSAPWYGAWYISEMLDILTQNPEVWKKTIFILAYDENDGYFDHVPPFLPAHPDHPETGLTSKHIDTRSEFVTQEQESKRKKPGRTGPVGLGFRVPLVVVSPWSRGGYVNSEVFDHTSTLQFLENVLSHKIGKEIREPNISTWRRTVCGDLSSVFRPYNGEAIKLPKSLAKDAFIKGIHKAQFKDVPTNYKRLSEQDIQQCATHPTASPYLPRQEEGIRPSCALPYELYVDGQVVDKQFVLTLSAKTDVFGKQALGAPFQVHQRQNGGVALRSYTVSAGDKLRDSWPIDQPVQLHIQGPNGFYRAFSSDPANPLIQVVCDYERDVRKKLTGNVVVKLKNTDPVRSYTIQLLDNAYQTKKQSVTLEKAGMAGEQQTVLLNLKNSHNWYDFSVKVAGFDTFEQRYAGRVETGKAGYSDPYMGRIRKT
- a CDS encoding TolC family protein, with product MKKYVIGAGLWLLSLGWTTAQPTPSVMPLDQAVQRALQNNKSIKLADSRTLAAEARAQEAKDRSLPQANASLAYSRYSLTGPFAFGQGSDGKALASIPAGAFNATIGGATITKEVFGGFAEKSAELSANLLAKASQLDAQRNRSELVYTVTDAYYNIVKLIRSTSVIDQNIRQFDEREREAQNLQKEGVVTANEVLKIQLQRNNLQLSRLQVEKARQTALYNFNLLIGLPDDQVITVDTTLANPVVTAEPLSNFLGQALQSRPEVQANALRVQSAEAMLRNTKSSMYPHLGVSAGYNYINPTARLIPEGSSFISAWNVGAGLSYNIGSLYNMKGKLNTAKTAIDQASLQGQQQTDQIRSEVVTAYNNYQLALEQQNVIRTAVGQAQENYRLTESRFRNGLVGSTDLLEADSFLLQAQLNVINATVDAQLAYQRLLKATGHNL
- a CDS encoding EamA family transporter produces the protein MWILFALLAAISAAVVVTLSKAGIKHVDSSLAFAIQSVLILIVSWSVVIVQGNLPDVSRIERRVWIYLIIAGVVTCLSSLFSFRALKLGNASQVSPITNASLLFSVILAAVFLKEKVSWQVIMGALLMVAGAIIIAVTKE
- a CDS encoding helix-turn-helix domain-containing protein translates to MTIPVNEKLDLANNFVLHTNQNIFLTGKAGTGKTTFLQQIKQLSAKRLAVVAPTGVAAINAGGVTIHSLFQLPFGPLVPGATQREGKKFNKEKINLLRTLDLLVIDEISMVRSDVLDGIDEVLRRYRTNSAPFGGVQLLLIGDMQQLPPVIKDEDWALLRPYYDTGYFFGSKALRQTSYVPIELTHIYRQSDERFINLLNSIREKTVTRAQLDNLNQRYIPDFSPKDDEGYITLSTHNSAAQQINNQKLLALKGKPRLFTATVEGDFPAHTYPTDASLELKVGAQVMFIKNDISRDKLYYNGKIGRITDMDDSAIYVKSHQDGEEIVVYPVDWTNIKYTLDPITKEIKSEPIGTFRQFPLKLAWAITVHKSQGLTFEKAILDVSSAFAHGQVYVALSRCKTLDGLVLRSPIPAHSIKTELELEDFHVHVQQQTPNEQHLHQAKLTNQQHLLRELFSFERTTSLLYRCRRVVNEHASSLDAEGSPILTQLTDLVRERASDVSGRFQHQLPSYFASENLPEQNQALQERVSKAGTYFQTLLGTELLPLLRSFPTDCDNKKVRDLLLEVLDELEKELFSKLRSFESCREGFNALNYLQARNRAELDFQPERKKHEPQVAETPSSDSPARGGLYGALMKWRNDMAGEHNTSGFMVLPQKTIVELARLRPTNQAELLAIKGFGKTKVKQVGEDILRIIRETPTGRATSTATPKVKTPKQPKDPKEMSPAITYAFFQAGKAVEEIAAERGLAVSTIESHLLPYVKTGELAINALLPPKKVASIRAYLELYPSEPLSTIRQGLGNDVSFSDIRFVQYAMRAESGEAGA
- a CDS encoding MarR family winged helix-turn-helix transcriptional regulator, producing METQLINEYHRLIKNIHQTDGFIFNYFGQKLAPFDLSVQQYITLRRLSEVYPNSLTAGELKEKMTDVNSDMTRLTDRLVAKNLIVREIDPQNRRRVNLRLTEDSYQFVEAVAVEFKNFESIVSHLTNEEVRTMNTLLEKIRNR